Sequence from the Flavobacterium sp. J372 genome:
TGAACAGTATACAAGCGGCACCAGTAATGTGTATATTGTTTTCAATGCCGAAGGCAAAAGAGAAAGAGGCAGGCTGCCTTTTACCTGTCTTACAAAACATGATAGCAATGTAGATGCTGTTATCGACCCATCAGCACGCCGTGCAAGCGATTTGATCTTCAGGACGTACAGGCTTGCACTATCATGTAATGGAGAGTATACTCAATACCATGCTAATGTTGCAGGAGTATCAAACGGTACAGACGCACAAAAGAAACAAGCCGCTCTCGCTGCAATGAATGCTACTATGACCAGGGTTAATGGTGTTTTTGAACGTGACCTTGCCGTAAAACTTATAATAATTGCCAATAATGACAGTGTTATATACACAAATGCAAATACAGATCCTTATACAGGCATGGGTTCATGGGCTTCTCAGCTTAACAGTACGCTTACCAGTGTTATAGGCGAAGCTAATTATGATATAGGACACTTTTTTGGAGCTTCCGGAGGCGGAGGCAGCGCCGGTAGTATAGGCAATGTATGTATCAACGGTTTTAAAGACCGGGCGTATACATCACCTGGAATAGGAGGCCCTGAAGGAGACTTTTTTGATATAGATTATGTTGCACATGAAATGGGCCACCAAATGGGCGCCAACCATACGTTTACTTACACAGGAGAAAACAACCCTGTAAATGTTGAACCTGGTAGCGGTAGTACAATCATGGCCTATGCAGGCCTTGGCGAACAATATAACGTGCAATTGCATTCAGACGATTATTTTACTTACAGGAGTATATGGCAGATACAGAATTACCTTAATACCCAGTCATGTGGTACCACAGCTGCACTTACAAATCCTGCTATTACAGTTACAGCACCCGCCGCCGTAACAATACCAAGAGGCACAGCTTTTGTTTTGCGTGCTGTAAATCCTGAAGCAAACCTAAATACTGTTACATACACCTGGGAGCAGGACAATGATGCAACAACATCGGCTGCATTTACAACTAACAGCTTTGTTTCTCCAACTAAAACAAACGGGCCTAACTTCAGGTCAGTGCCACCTACAACCTCAGGTGTAAGGTATATGCCTAATCTGACATCAGTGATTGAAAACAACTTAACGCCTACAACCCTTTGGGAAACCGTAAATACTAATGCACGCCAACTTAATTTTGCCCTCACAGGAAGAGATAATGTAGCAGGCGGAGGCCAGACAAAAACTGATTTCATACAGATTAATGTTAGCAGTACAGTTGGCCCGTTTACGGTTACATCACAAAACACGGCAAACGTTTCATGGGCAATTGGCAGTACGCAGACTATAACATGGAATGTGGCAAATACAACAAATTTCCCTGTTAGTACTTCAAATGTAAATATCAAGCTATCTCTTGACGGAGGTCTTACATACCCTGTTATGCTTGCCGAAAATACGCCAAATGATGGTTCGCAGTCAATAACTGTACCAGCAGTAAGCGGTACAAATTGCAGGGTAATGGTTGAAGCTGTTGGTAATATTTTTTATGCTCTTAACACCACGCCTTTTAAAGTAGGCTTAGTAACAGCTTGTACAAGTTATCCTACAAATACACCATTTGCTGTACAAGATGGTACAGGTACTTCAAGTTCTGTAATAGGCCCTATTTATTACTCTAACCAGGTTGTAACAGGTACAGGAACTATTGCAGATGTTAACGTAAGTGTCAATCTTCAGCATACATCAATCCGCGATATATTAATGGCTATAAGGCATCCTGATAATACCGTAATTTTCCTATGGCAAAATCAATGTGGCTCTCAGGATAATTTCAATATAACATTTAATGATGGTTCTCCTGCAGTTGTATGTGCTGAGCCTACTACCGGTACATACGCGCCAAGCTCTGCGCTATCCGCTCTTAACGGCAAAGGTGTTGCAGGTACATGGTCACTAATGATTGCTGATGGATACGCAGGCAATACGGGGCAGGTGTTATCATGGAACCTTGAAATATGTGCCGAGCAGGCTGCAGCTTCTACAGAAGAATTTGCAATGCAGGATTTAGCAATTTATCCTAATCCTAACAATGGTAACTTTACAGTTAGCTTTACCTCTGGTACCGGAGAAGATATTAAACTTGGTGTTTATGATATGAGAGGCAGGCAGGTAATGCAGAAATCATATGCTAATACAGGTGCGTTTTCAGGTAACATAAATCTTGATAATGTACAGGCAGGTGTTTATCTTGTAACTGTTGAAGATGGTGCAAACCGCGTTACTAAGAAAATTGTTGTTCAGTAATTAAATCGGATAAAAAAGGGGATACAGCGATGTATCCCCTTTTTTATTTAATACTTATAATTATTTGCCGTTATAGGTACTCATTGTGTTGGCAAGTCCGCTTAGTGCAAATGAGCGTACAGCTTCCGCTGTTACATCAAGCCTTTCAGGCAATGCACTTTTTCAGCTTCGCTCCATTCTCCAAGCACGTAGTCAACCTGCCTTCCTTTCTTAAAATCATCACTTATTCCAAACCTAAAGCGGGGGTAATCACCATTGCCCAGTACTGTCTGGATGTTCTTTAAGCCGTTGTGCCCTCCATCACTGCCTTTACCTTTAATTCGGATGGTACCAAAAGGAAGGTTAAGGTCATCTGTGATAACCAGAATGTTTTCAGCAGGAATTTTTTCCTGGTCCATCCAATACTTAATTGCTTTTCCACTAAGGTTCATATAAGTGTTGGGCTTAAGCAGGTAGAGGGTACGTCCTTTTAGTTTGTATTCAGCCATTGTTCCAAGTTTCACCGTTGCAAAATCAAGGTTTTCTTGTCTGGCAATATGCTCTACAATCTTGAAACCAATGTTGTGACGTGTATTAACATATTCAGCGCCGATATTACCAAGGCCTGCTATAAGAAATTTCTTCATGGGGTCAATTTCATCCTTTTCCGGATTTGAAAACAGTTTGCTAAACCAGTTCATGGGGCAAAGATAGGGTTTTAGTATAATTTATTTTAATGTAATGCAATAGGGAATATGCTGTGCTAATTGTTATATTTTAAATTTTAACATGGTCACTTTCAGTAAAATCAGATTTATCATCTAATATTTAACTAACTTTGGAAGTTACTCAATATACAATGTATAGTCGGAAAAATTTCTTTGTCGGCAAGATTCTGTTTTTTATACTGCTGCTAAGCGGTATAAGCGGGTATGGGCAAAATTTTTCGCTACAGGTCACACCAACCGCGGTTACATGTGCAGCCCCCGGCTCTCTCTCATTTAGTGTTTCAGGGGAAGCTCCTGGCATTCTTGTTACATATAATGTTTACCTGATGCCGGATATCGCAAACCCCGTAGGCCAAACTACAACTACATCAGTTACAGGGCTGGCGCCAGGTAACTATTATGTTACCGCCACGCAAAATTTGCCCGGCGGAGTTATTACAGCAACAGGGCAGGCGAGGATAAGAGATAATACACAGCTTGCCGCAACCATAATAAATACAACCCAGTTATGCATCGGTGAAGGTGGCGGTTCGTTTACTGTAAATGTAACATCAGGGGAAGCTGCTACATATGAAATTTTTTGGGGCCCTACTATCCGGCCGCCACAAACATCTTCTCTTTTTGAAAATCTCGCTCAGGGGTTCTACGGCGTTAAGATAACTGATATTTGCGGTAACGAAGTTGAGCTATATCCTACAGTTGCACCAGGTACAGTATTCTCGGTTGGACTACTTCAAGTTTTGCCAATATTTAATAGTTGTAATGAAGTTCTGACAAGGCTAGCTATCGGCAGTAACCCTAATGATGGTAATGCACCAATAGCGTATCCTATAACTGTAAAATATACCATACATAACGGCAGTTCTGACACTGTAATTGACCAGGTAATAACTTCTGGTGACCAGTGGTATTTGGAAGTATTTCAGCCACTCCCGTTTGTGTCATTTGATCAACTTGTTGATGTTGATGTAATGGTGTATCATCCTTGCGGACAAAGAGAATATACTGCCTTTGGTTCGCCACCGGGCCAAGTGCCAATAGCTATACCTAAGATTCAGGCTACAGGGGGCTACGGCCTTGCCGGCTGTGCACAAAAGTTTCTTAAGGTAAATGTTGCCAACTTTTCGCCACCCTATACAATTAATTTTTCTACAGCGCCCGCCGGTTTTAATCCATCTGCGGCAAATGCACAATACCCGGGCCCGTATACAGAGACTAACATACAATTTGGCAGCGAGGCCATGCCTGTGCCTGTAGGCCCGTATACCGCCGTAATTACAGATGCCTGCGGCCAAAGCAGAGATGTTCTTTTTATGGTTACACCAACAATGCAGGTTGAAGCAGACGCATTTAATTATGATTGCGTAAATAATCTTGGCTATATAAATGCACAGCTTGTAAGTGATGAGGCTCCTGTAGTGCTCGACAAAGCAATCCTTACGCAAGCCCCTGAAGAGTATGAAGCCACTACGCCGCTGGATGTAAGTACGTATATCAGTGATAACGATATCCTGGAGTTACCGGGCCTGCCCCCGGGTGTGTACTGGTTTAATTTTTCCGATGAATGCGGCAACACCCTCACCAGGTCAATACGTGTTCCGGAGAATGTACCTTCGGTAATGATAGGCGATAAGCAGCCTGACTGCAGCCCCGGGCTAGGCACTGTGACGATAAGTACGCACAACCCGCCGCTATCAGGAGTAAAGATTATGATTGCTCCGCCGGAGTTCCCGTATCCGCTGCCATATGATGCGTCCTTTAACATAAACAGCCAGGGCGTATTTTACATGGATGGCCTGCCACCGGGAGACTATCGTTTTATGGGCATAGATGTATGCTACAATCCGGATAAGCCAAGGTATTACGTAGCAAAAGTAGAAGGATATACAATTAATAAAAATAATTTGCAGGTTATTCCGGGCTGCAATAGTTATGACATTATCCTCAATTATGAAAGTAATGCTGCAGGGGAAACGTTCTGGATACAGAAACAGCTTTCTAACGGTAGCTGGGGCCATCCGGAAACGGATTATCCTTATACTGAAGGAAGTGTGCCTAATAATACTACGGCAATAAAAATACAATCGCAGGAAACCCTTACAGCAAACGGATGGTCAGGTATATATAGGATATTGCGGTACCATCAGGCTTATGCCCCTGTAACAGGACGAAAAGAATGTATTGCCATAATACATAATTTTGAGCTGTATCAGGGTCTACAGCTTTTGGAAACCAATATACTAAGCTGTCCCGGAGACCCCATAAGCCTTGAAGTGGTAACAAATGCTGTATTGCCGGCACAGTATACCATCATTCGCAGAAACAACATCCCGTATTTAATACAAAACGGGGAAGATAATATTTTCACAGGGCTTACTGAAGCCACATATACCGTAACCATATCAGACTCCTGCGGCCAGAATATTACTGTTGATATCACCACCCAGGATGCCACCCCACTTGTTGTGGTGAACGATCCCGGCACACTGTTTACCTGTGACGTAGGGAATGATGGCGAAGACACATTTGACCTCTCATTTCAAAATGCAGGCATACTGGGCAGCCAGGATCCGGATGAATATACTGTTACATACCACGCCACGCAGGAAGAAGCCGATGCAGGTACAGGCGTGCTGCCAAACACTATTGTTAGCGGACCGGCTACAATTTATGCACGTGTTATACGCAATGACAGCCCTGTATGCCATGAAACAATAGCCTTCGCACTTCAGCTTTACCAATCGCCTGTGCTTAATATTACTACACCGGCAGCATTCTGCGAAGGGCAGACGGTTACGCTTACCGCCCCGGCAGGTTATGCAGGTTACCGGTGGTCTAACGGTGCCATTACAGAGCAAATTGCTGTAGGGACGGCAGGAGATTACACCGTAGTTGTCACCAATGAACATGGCTGTGAATCTTCGCAGACAGTTACTGTGGTAGCCTCACCGGTACCTGAAATTGAAAGTATAGATGTGATTGATTTTGCTGAGAGCAATACCATTACCGTAAACATAAAGCCGAACGAGGTGCCGATGTACCCCGAGTATTCTCTTGATGGTGTAACTTACCAGCAGAGCAATGTTTTTGAGAATTTGCTGACGGGGGAATATACTGTATTTGTAAGGGATAGTTTCCGTTGCGGATTTGACCAGGAAACAGTATACGTATTGGACTACCCGAAATTCTTTACGCCAAACGGAGACGGCACAAATGACAAATGGCGTATAAAGTTCTCTACCATACAAGAGCCCAATATGATAGTACATGTTTTTGACCGTTTCGGTAAGCTTGTCTATTCATTTGATGCCAATGACGAAGGGTGGGATGGCAGCTTTGAGGGTGCCCCGCTGCCGGCAACCGACTACTGGTTTATTGTAAAACGCCAAAGCGGCCGTGAGTATCGCGGGCACTTCTCGCTGGTAAGGTAAGCAACAATTTAAAGTACGAAGAGACGAGTGATTTGTATAGATGGTGGCATATTGTAAAGGCTACCGCCGCCGGGCGTGAAGTTTCCCAAATAAATA
This genomic interval carries:
- a CDS encoding reprolysin-like metallopeptidase, producing MRKLLLAALFAIFCISFGNAQEGGWRPVDKKDAGANGEVKESLMKVTGGFFLFDAQTLRQPLAGAGSKESGAQPVVIAIPDVNGNMEQYAMYESSNFAPELQAQYPEIRAYAGNSLQNPSAVLRLSLSPRGLSGMVLREAGKTEFIEQYTSGTSNVYIVFNAEGKRERGRLPFTCLTKHDSNVDAVIDPSARRASDLIFRTYRLALSCNGEYTQYHANVAGVSNGTDAQKKQAALAAMNATMTRVNGVFERDLAVKLIIIANNDSVIYTNANTDPYTGMGSWASQLNSTLTSVIGEANYDIGHFFGASGGGGSAGSIGNVCINGFKDRAYTSPGIGGPEGDFFDIDYVAHEMGHQMGANHTFTYTGENNPVNVEPGSGSTIMAYAGLGEQYNVQLHSDDYFTYRSIWQIQNYLNTQSCGTTAALTNPAITVTAPAAVTIPRGTAFVLRAVNPEANLNTVTYTWEQDNDATTSAAFTTNSFVSPTKTNGPNFRSVPPTTSGVRYMPNLTSVIENNLTPTTLWETVNTNARQLNFALTGRDNVAGGGQTKTDFIQINVSSTVGPFTVTSQNTANVSWAIGSTQTITWNVANTTNFPVSTSNVNIKLSLDGGLTYPVMLAENTPNDGSQSITVPAVSGTNCRVMVEAVGNIFYALNTTPFKVGLVTACTSYPTNTPFAVQDGTGTSSSVIGPIYYSNQVVTGTGTIADVNVSVNLQHTSIRDILMAIRHPDNTVIFLWQNQCGSQDNFNITFNDGSPAVVCAEPTTGTYAPSSALSALNGKGVAGTWSLMIADGYAGNTGQVLSWNLEICAEQAAASTEEFAMQDLAIYPNPNNGNFTVSFTSGTGEDIKLGVYDMRGRQVMQKSYANTGAFSGNINLDNVQAGVYLVTVEDGANRVTKKIVVQ
- a CDS encoding T9SS type B sorting domain-containing protein produces the protein MPDIANPVGQTTTTSVTGLAPGNYYVTATQNLPGGVITATGQARIRDNTQLAATIINTTQLCIGEGGGSFTVNVTSGEAATYEIFWGPTIRPPQTSSLFENLAQGFYGVKITDICGNEVELYPTVAPGTVFSVGLLQVLPIFNSCNEVLTRLAIGSNPNDGNAPIAYPITVKYTIHNGSSDTVIDQVITSGDQWYLEVFQPLPFVSFDQLVDVDVMVYHPCGQREYTAFGSPPGQVPIAIPKIQATGGYGLAGCAQKFLKVNVANFSPPYTINFSTAPAGFNPSAANAQYPGPYTETNIQFGSEAMPVPVGPYTAVITDACGQSRDVLFMVTPTMQVEADAFNYDCVNNLGYINAQLVSDEAPVVLDKAILTQAPEEYEATTPLDVSTYISDNDILELPGLPPGVYWFNFSDECGNTLTRSIRVPENVPSVMIGDKQPDCSPGLGTVTISTHNPPLSGVKIMIAPPEFPYPLPYDASFNINSQGVFYMDGLPPGDYRFMGIDVCYNPDKPRYYVAKVEGYTINKNNLQVIPGCNSYDIILNYESNAAGETFWIQKQLSNGSWGHPETDYPYTEGSVPNNTTAIKIQSQETLTANGWSGIYRILRYHQAYAPVTGRKECIAIIHNFELYQGLQLLETNILSCPGDPISLEVVTNAVLPAQYTIIRRNNIPYLIQNGEDNIFTGLTEATYTVTISDSCGQNITVDITTQDATPLVVVNDPGTLFTCDVGNDGEDTFDLSFQNAGILGSQDPDEYTVTYHATQEEADAGTGVLPNTIVSGPATIYARVIRNDSPVCHETIAFALQLYQSPVLNITTPAAFCEGQTVTLTAPAGYAGYRWSNGAITEQIAVGTAGDYTVVVTNEHGCESSQTVTVVASPVPEIESIDVIDFAESNTITVNIKPNEVPMYPEYSLDGVTYQQSNVFENLLTGEYTVFVRDSFRCGFDQETVYVLDYPKFFTPNGDGTNDKWRIKFSTIQEPNMIVHVFDRFGKLVYSFDANDEGWDGSFEGAPLPATDYWFIVKRQSGREYRGHFSLVR